The Populus alba chromosome 4, ASM523922v2, whole genome shotgun sequence genome contains a region encoding:
- the LOC118053647 gene encoding dof zinc finger protein DOF1.5 codes for MASQGEGIKLFGATITLHDKQEGNKENPNKENPTIDKRPEKVIPCPRCKSMETKFCYFNNYNVNQPRYFCKGCQRYWTAGGALRNVPVGAGRRKTKPPGRVGLDGYSEGCLYDGSGGVHQFELDGMVLEEWHLATTHGSSRHVFPVKRRRSGGSSGQTC; via the coding sequence ATGGCTAGCCAAGGAGAGGGTATCAAGCTCTTTGGAGCAACAATTACGTTGCATGATAAACAAGAAGGTAACAAGGAAAATCCAAACAAGGAAAATCCAACCATTGACAAGAGACCAGAGAAGGTCATACCTTGCCCTAGATGTAAGAGCATGGAGACCAAGTTTTGTTACTTCAACAACTACAATGTTAACCAGCCAAGATATTTCTGTAAGGGCTGCCAGAGGTACTGGACGGCAGGTGGGGCCCTACGAAATGTTCCTGTGGGTGCCGGCCGCCGGAAAACTAAGCCACCTGGCCGGGTTGGTCTTGACGGTTACTCGGAGGGGTGCTTGTATGATGGCTCTGGTGGGGTTCACCAATTTGAGCTAGATGGGATGGTTTTGGAGGAGTGGCACTTGGCAACGACCCATGGCAGTTCCCGTCATGTTTTCCCCGTGAAGCGGCGGAGGAGCGGTGGCTCAAGTGGTCAAACTTGTTGA
- the LOC118053656 gene encoding large ribosomal subunit protein eL36y, translated as MAPKQPNTGLFVGLNKGHIVTKKELAPRPSDRKGKTSKRVLFVRSLIREVAGFAPYEKRITELLKVGKDKRALKVAKRKLGTHKRAKKKREEMSNVLRKMRAAGGAEKKK; from the exons ATGGCTCCCAAACAGCCAAACACTGGCCTCTTTGTAGGATTGAACAAGGGCCACATTGTGACCAAGAAGGAGCTAGCTCCACGCCCTTCTGATCGCAAAGGG AAAACCAGTAAGAGGGTACTCTTTGTCAGGAGTCTGATCAGGGAAGTTGCTGGTTTTGCACCATATGAGAAGAGGATCACTGAGCTTCTTAAGGTTGGCAAGGATAAGCGTGCATTGAAGGTTGCTAAAAGAAAGCTGGGCACACACAAGAGGGCTAAGAAGAAGCGTGAGGAGATGTCTAATGTTCTCCGCAAGATGAG GGCTGCTGGAGGTGCTGAGAAGAAGAAGTGA
- the LOC118053642 gene encoding protein SCAR3 isoform X3, translating to MDSYEECRDPPRLHLLDKFDTGGPGSCLKRYSDPAYFRRVSGNVTGPDAEKLPKDKRAQKSKKKHSSQRNGDLAHYASISNHSGRMQFTTPNGNGRTSPSHTASTNDTTLKSDAGDHSNSFDSRTGSGYIECVFHLNSSVQAEEEEPKEFSSRFLQQNDVPDSVFPDRQPGIADNNFHHTSSPEQIAAPISSCVTWDEKEEIVEPSGQHYDEDEISEVLAAEPDLDTHDRSTVNLKNPNPLNIVLDGANTPKSSSSRSQLGEVESEPDDFMDALNTIESESENDIDCQTKCEVEQFSSSVNNEVEETILEVTSHISEHHPSEDESRTLSVISSNEKSPCELPSSVSLKSFAYEQESHVSGNSSKLDSSPGIECSTSANVLDNSKVESVSDPPSSSVSATSISNAHGPLSDKIISSSNISRESQNDFSSVQSTTFWTNGGLLGLEPSKPPDFAVSNAKSPDYVTRSTDETGLPTNHTSMPINDGGKPGRLIKDAGSIERAPTSEGSTSWHDDQDSKVKKPGDFHQGNRISHGYEDGQNITSAVTPGNELQHDSYSKVPPIESSQENDENSYRRLGFGHRLLVNGFSRKVSLVHDGEHEPARLPRSGALEQQSWHNEVTYQATPEKAYNKQLGHKYSIDSITSSPPLEHMKISFHRIDGFEDSKLKLKFPDGNHGNESIRDMFPSFQLIPETAIPLCNVGSDSDDDTFCRSSPFMSDDHLSHHSESDSEQWDSDDSPESKDHELYDALRRISPVESFSSSLQPGEAGNNQSTYTENGADPSLSASSLDLPCFDAMNSVVYGEKKDNLHERNQQKLEYLKDSTPLPPPLPPVQWRVSKPNSDISEGKLHALSEGHEHGFDIKPLESTVPQQPKPSPADDHKMNEDTIAFKPKSKEQDQQKLNCHKEANQYANGKDIDEKEDDFLHQIRNKSFTLRHTAKAKPSLSSGPTANNKVSAILEKANAIRQAVASDDGEDDDTWSET from the exons ATGGACTCTTATGAAGAATGTCGCGATCCTCCACGATTGCATTTGCTTGACAA ATTTGATACTGGTGGGCCAGGGTCCTGTTTAAAGAGATATTCAGATCCGGCCTACTTTAGGAGAGTATCTGGTAATGTCACGGGACCGGATGCTGAGAAACTCCCAAAAGATAAGAGAGCTCAGAAAAGCAag aaaaaacattCGTCACAAAGGAATGGAGACTTGGCTCATTATGCATCAATATCAAATCATAGTGGCAG AATGCAGTTTACCACTCCAAATGGTAATGGGCGGACCTCTCCTTCTCATACAGCCTCTACAAATGACACGACATTAAAATCTGATGCGGGTGAtcattcaaattcttttgattcAAGAACCGGGTCAGGGTATATTGAATGCGTTTTCCATCTAAATTCCTCTGTGCAAGCTGAAGAAGAGGAACCTAAGGAATTCTCTTCAAGGTTCTTGCAGCAGAATGATGTCCCTGATTCAGTTTTTCCTGATCGACAACCTGGGATTGCAGATAACAATTTTCATCATACTTCATCACCAGAGCAGATTGCTGCCCCTATTTCATCTTGTGTTACTTGggatgaaaaggaagaaatagtGGAGCCTAGTGGTCAACATTACGATGAAGATGAAATTTCAGAGGTGCTCGCAGCAGAGCCTGACCTAGATACACACGACAGATCAACTGTCAATCTTAAAAATCCTAATCCTCTGAATATTGTACTTGATGGTGCAAATACGCCAAAATCAAGCTCTAGCAGGAGCCAGCTTGGTGAGGTTGAAAGCGAGCCAGATGATTTCATGGATGCACTGAACACCATAGAGTCAGAATCTGAAAATGACATCGATTGCCAAACAAAATGTGAAGTCGAGCAATTTTCCTCCAGTGTTAACAATGAAGTTGAGGAGACAATACTCGAGGTAACATCACATATTTCAGAACATCATCCATCTGAAGATGAATCTCGTACCTTATCTGTAATTTCCTCAAATGAAAAATCTCCCTGTGAGTTACCCAGCTCAGTTTCCTTGAAGAGTTTTGCCTATGAACAGGAATCTCATGTATCTGGAAATTCTTCTAAGCTGGACAGTTCACCGGGCATCGAATGTTCTACAAGTGCTAATGTCCTAGATAATTCAAAAGTAGAATCTGTTAGCGATCCTCCTTCATCTTCTGTCTCtgcaacttcaatttcaaatgCACATGGGCCATTGAGTGATAAAATCATAAGTAGCTCCAACATTTCTCGAGAAtctcaaaatgatttttctagTGTTCAGTCTACTACATTCTGGACAAATGGTGGCCTGTTAGGACTTGAGCCTTCAAAGCCTCCAGATTTTGCTGTATCAAATGCTAAAAGTCCAGATTATGTGACCAGAAGTACAGATGAGACAGGGCTGCCTACAAATCACACTTCCATGCCAATCAATGATGGAGGAAAACCTGGCAGATTGATCAAGGATGCAGGAAGCATTGAAAGGGCTCCAACTTCCGAAGGCTCCACATCATGGCATGATGATCAAGATTCCAAAGTCAAAAAACCTGGTGATTTTCATCAAGGCAATAGAATTAGTCATGGCTATGAGGATGGACAAAATATTACCAGTGCAGTAACACCCGGAAATGAGTTGCAGCATGATTCATACTCCAAAGTTCCACCTATTGAATCCAGTCAGGAAAATGATGAAAACTCATATCGAAGGCTTGGATTTGGTCATAGGTTACTTGTCAATGGTTTTAGTAGAAAGGTGTCACTGGTCCATGATGGTGAACATGAACCGGCTAGGTTACCGAGAAGTGGTGCATTAGAGCAGCAGAGCTGGCACAATGAAGTTACATATCAAGCAACTCCAGAGAAAGCATACAACAAGCAGCTGGGACATAAATATTCTATCGATTCAATCACGTCTTCACCACCATTGGAACATATGAAAATATCTTTCCACCGTATTGATGGCTTTGAGGATTCTAAACTGAAACTGAAGTTTCCTGATGGGAACCATGGTAATGAAAGCATTAGAGACATGTTTCCATCATTTCAATTGATTCCGGAGACTGCCATTCCTCTATGCAATGTGGGTTCTGACTCTGATGATGATACATTCTGTAGATCCTCTCCTTTTATGTCTGATGATCATCTTAGCCATCACTCTGAATCAGATTCTGAGCAGTGGGATTCTGATGATTCTCCTGAAAGCAAGGACCATGAGCTATATGATGCTTTGCGCAGAATATCTCCGGTTGAATCTTTTTCAAGCTCTCTGCAGCCTGGAGAAGCTGGCAATAATCAAAGTACATATACCGAGAATGGTGCAGATCCATCTCTCTCTGCATCCTCACTGGATCTTCCATGTTTTGATGCCATGAACTCTGTAGTGTATGGAGAAAAAAAGGATAATTTGCATGAAAGGAATCAACAAAAGTTGGAGTATCTCAAAGATTCCACCCCATTGCCACCACCTCTTCCCCCAGTTCAATGGCGAGTTTCCAAGCCCAACTCAGATATATCAGAAGGCAAACTACATGCTCTATCCGAAGGTCATGAACATGGATTTGATATAAAACCTTTGGAATCTACTGTACCCCAGCAACCTAAGCCATCCCCAGCTGATGATCACAAAATGAATGAGGATACCATTGCATTTAAACCAAAAAGCAAG GAACAGGATCAGCAGAAGTTGAATTGTCACAAAGAAGCTAATCAATATGCAAATGGCAAGGATATAGATGAAAAGGAGGATGATTTCTTGCATCAAATCAGAAACAAA TCATTCACTCTGAGACACACCGCAAAAGCAAAGCCATCTTTATCCTCAGGTCCCACTGCGAATAACAAAGTCAGTGCTATTTTGGAGAAAGCAAATGCAATCCGCCAG GCTGTTGCGAGTGATGATGGGGAAGATGATGATACATGGAGTGAGACTTGA
- the LOC118053642 gene encoding protein SCAR3 isoform X2 encodes MPLVRFEVRNEYGLGQGELYREANSEGDSKAVLDGVAVAGLVGILRQLGDLAEFAAEVFHGLQEGVASTASRSHKLMVRVQNIEAALPPLEKVVLAQTSHIHFAYTPGSEWHPCIQNEQNHFIYNDLPRFIMDSYEECRDPPRLHLLDKFDTGGPGSCLKRYSDPAYFRRVSGNVTGPDAEKLPKDKRAQKSKKKHSSQRNGDLAHYASISNHSGRMQFTTPNGNGRTSPSHTASTNDTTLKSDAGDHSNSFDSRTGSGYIECVFHLNSSVQAEEEEPKEFSSRFLQQNDVPDSVFPDRQPGIADNNFHHTSSPEQIAAPISSCVTWDEKEEIVEPSGQHYDEDEISEVLAAEPDLDTHDRSTVNLKNPNPLNIVLDGANTPKSSSSRSQLGEVESEPDDFMDALNTIESESENDIDCQTKCEVEQFSSSVNNEVEETILEESHVSGNSSKLDSSPGIECSTSANVLDNSKVESVSDPPSSSVSATSISNAHGPLSDKIISSSNISRESQNDFSSVQSTTFWTNGGLLGLEPSKPPDFAVSNAKSPDYVTRSTDETGLPTNHTSMPINDGGKPGRLIKDAGSIERAPTSEGSTSWHDDQDSKVKKPGDFHQGNRISHGYEDGQNITSAVTPGNELQHDSYSKVPPIESSQENDENSYRRLGFGHRLLVNGFSRKVSLVHDGEHEPARLPRSGALEQQSWHNEVTYQATPEKAYNKQLGHKYSIDSITSSPPLEHMKISFHRIDGFEDSKLKLKFPDGNHGNESIRDMFPSFQLIPETAIPLCNVGSDSDDDTFCRSSPFMSDDHLSHHSESDSEQWDSDDSPESKDHELYDALRRISPVESFSSSLQPGEAGNNQSTYTENGADPSLSASSLDLPCFDAMNSVVYGEKKDNLHERNQQKLEYLKDSTPLPPPLPPVQWRVSKPNSDISEGKLHALSEGHEHGFDIKPLESTVPQQPKPSPADDHKMNEDTIAFKPKSKEQDQQKLNCHKEANQYANGKDIDEKEDDFLHQIRNKSFTLRHTAKAKPSLSSGPTANNKVSAILEKANAIRQAVASDDGEDDDTWSET; translated from the exons GTTCCGAGTGGCATCCTTGTATTCAAAACGAACAAAATCATTTCATCTACAATGACCTGCCGCGATTCATTATGGACTCTTATGAAGAATGTCGCGATCCTCCACGATTGCATTTGCTTGACAA ATTTGATACTGGTGGGCCAGGGTCCTGTTTAAAGAGATATTCAGATCCGGCCTACTTTAGGAGAGTATCTGGTAATGTCACGGGACCGGATGCTGAGAAACTCCCAAAAGATAAGAGAGCTCAGAAAAGCAag aaaaaacattCGTCACAAAGGAATGGAGACTTGGCTCATTATGCATCAATATCAAATCATAGTGGCAG AATGCAGTTTACCACTCCAAATGGTAATGGGCGGACCTCTCCTTCTCATACAGCCTCTACAAATGACACGACATTAAAATCTGATGCGGGTGAtcattcaaattcttttgattcAAGAACCGGGTCAGGGTATATTGAATGCGTTTTCCATCTAAATTCCTCTGTGCAAGCTGAAGAAGAGGAACCTAAGGAATTCTCTTCAAGGTTCTTGCAGCAGAATGATGTCCCTGATTCAGTTTTTCCTGATCGACAACCTGGGATTGCAGATAACAATTTTCATCATACTTCATCACCAGAGCAGATTGCTGCCCCTATTTCATCTTGTGTTACTTGggatgaaaaggaagaaatagtGGAGCCTAGTGGTCAACATTACGATGAAGATGAAATTTCAGAGGTGCTCGCAGCAGAGCCTGACCTAGATACACACGACAGATCAACTGTCAATCTTAAAAATCCTAATCCTCTGAATATTGTACTTGATGGTGCAAATACGCCAAAATCAAGCTCTAGCAGGAGCCAGCTTGGTGAGGTTGAAAGCGAGCCAGATGATTTCATGGATGCACTGAACACCATAGAGTCAGAATCTGAAAATGACATCGATTGCCAAACAAAATGTGAAGTCGAGCAATTTTCCTCCAGTGTTAACAATGAAGTTGAGGAGACAATACTCGAG GAATCTCATGTATCTGGAAATTCTTCTAAGCTGGACAGTTCACCGGGCATCGAATGTTCTACAAGTGCTAATGTCCTAGATAATTCAAAAGTAGAATCTGTTAGCGATCCTCCTTCATCTTCTGTCTCtgcaacttcaatttcaaatgCACATGGGCCATTGAGTGATAAAATCATAAGTAGCTCCAACATTTCTCGAGAAtctcaaaatgatttttctagTGTTCAGTCTACTACATTCTGGACAAATGGTGGCCTGTTAGGACTTGAGCCTTCAAAGCCTCCAGATTTTGCTGTATCAAATGCTAAAAGTCCAGATTATGTGACCAGAAGTACAGATGAGACAGGGCTGCCTACAAATCACACTTCCATGCCAATCAATGATGGAGGAAAACCTGGCAGATTGATCAAGGATGCAGGAAGCATTGAAAGGGCTCCAACTTCCGAAGGCTCCACATCATGGCATGATGATCAAGATTCCAAAGTCAAAAAACCTGGTGATTTTCATCAAGGCAATAGAATTAGTCATGGCTATGAGGATGGACAAAATATTACCAGTGCAGTAACACCCGGAAATGAGTTGCAGCATGATTCATACTCCAAAGTTCCACCTATTGAATCCAGTCAGGAAAATGATGAAAACTCATATCGAAGGCTTGGATTTGGTCATAGGTTACTTGTCAATGGTTTTAGTAGAAAGGTGTCACTGGTCCATGATGGTGAACATGAACCGGCTAGGTTACCGAGAAGTGGTGCATTAGAGCAGCAGAGCTGGCACAATGAAGTTACATATCAAGCAACTCCAGAGAAAGCATACAACAAGCAGCTGGGACATAAATATTCTATCGATTCAATCACGTCTTCACCACCATTGGAACATATGAAAATATCTTTCCACCGTATTGATGGCTTTGAGGATTCTAAACTGAAACTGAAGTTTCCTGATGGGAACCATGGTAATGAAAGCATTAGAGACATGTTTCCATCATTTCAATTGATTCCGGAGACTGCCATTCCTCTATGCAATGTGGGTTCTGACTCTGATGATGATACATTCTGTAGATCCTCTCCTTTTATGTCTGATGATCATCTTAGCCATCACTCTGAATCAGATTCTGAGCAGTGGGATTCTGATGATTCTCCTGAAAGCAAGGACCATGAGCTATATGATGCTTTGCGCAGAATATCTCCGGTTGAATCTTTTTCAAGCTCTCTGCAGCCTGGAGAAGCTGGCAATAATCAAAGTACATATACCGAGAATGGTGCAGATCCATCTCTCTCTGCATCCTCACTGGATCTTCCATGTTTTGATGCCATGAACTCTGTAGTGTATGGAGAAAAAAAGGATAATTTGCATGAAAGGAATCAACAAAAGTTGGAGTATCTCAAAGATTCCACCCCATTGCCACCACCTCTTCCCCCAGTTCAATGGCGAGTTTCCAAGCCCAACTCAGATATATCAGAAGGCAAACTACATGCTCTATCCGAAGGTCATGAACATGGATTTGATATAAAACCTTTGGAATCTACTGTACCCCAGCAACCTAAGCCATCCCCAGCTGATGATCACAAAATGAATGAGGATACCATTGCATTTAAACCAAAAAGCAAG GAACAGGATCAGCAGAAGTTGAATTGTCACAAAGAAGCTAATCAATATGCAAATGGCAAGGATATAGATGAAAAGGAGGATGATTTCTTGCATCAAATCAGAAACAAA TCATTCACTCTGAGACACACCGCAAAAGCAAAGCCATCTTTATCCTCAGGTCCCACTGCGAATAACAAAGTCAGTGCTATTTTGGAGAAAGCAAATGCAATCCGCCAG GCTGTTGCGAGTGATGATGGGGAAGATGATGATACATGGAGTGAGACTTGA
- the LOC118053642 gene encoding protein SCAR3 isoform X1, with protein MPLVRFEVRNEYGLGQGELYREANSEGDSKAVLDGVAVAGLVGILRQLGDLAEFAAEVFHGLQEGVASTASRSHKLMVRVQNIEAALPPLEKVVLAQTSHIHFAYTPGSEWHPCIQNEQNHFIYNDLPRFIMDSYEECRDPPRLHLLDKFDTGGPGSCLKRYSDPAYFRRVSGNVTGPDAEKLPKDKRAQKSKKKHSSQRNGDLAHYASISNHSGRMQFTTPNGNGRTSPSHTASTNDTTLKSDAGDHSNSFDSRTGSGYIECVFHLNSSVQAEEEEPKEFSSRFLQQNDVPDSVFPDRQPGIADNNFHHTSSPEQIAAPISSCVTWDEKEEIVEPSGQHYDEDEISEVLAAEPDLDTHDRSTVNLKNPNPLNIVLDGANTPKSSSSRSQLGEVESEPDDFMDALNTIESESENDIDCQTKCEVEQFSSSVNNEVEETILEVTSHISEHHPSEDESRTLSVISSNEKSPCELPSSVSLKSFAYEQESHVSGNSSKLDSSPGIECSTSANVLDNSKVESVSDPPSSSVSATSISNAHGPLSDKIISSSNISRESQNDFSSVQSTTFWTNGGLLGLEPSKPPDFAVSNAKSPDYVTRSTDETGLPTNHTSMPINDGGKPGRLIKDAGSIERAPTSEGSTSWHDDQDSKVKKPGDFHQGNRISHGYEDGQNITSAVTPGNELQHDSYSKVPPIESSQENDENSYRRLGFGHRLLVNGFSRKVSLVHDGEHEPARLPRSGALEQQSWHNEVTYQATPEKAYNKQLGHKYSIDSITSSPPLEHMKISFHRIDGFEDSKLKLKFPDGNHGNESIRDMFPSFQLIPETAIPLCNVGSDSDDDTFCRSSPFMSDDHLSHHSESDSEQWDSDDSPESKDHELYDALRRISPVESFSSSLQPGEAGNNQSTYTENGADPSLSASSLDLPCFDAMNSVVYGEKKDNLHERNQQKLEYLKDSTPLPPPLPPVQWRVSKPNSDISEGKLHALSEGHEHGFDIKPLESTVPQQPKPSPADDHKMNEDTIAFKPKSKEQDQQKLNCHKEANQYANGKDIDEKEDDFLHQIRNKSFTLRHTAKAKPSLSSGPTANNKVSAILEKANAIRQAVASDDGEDDDTWSET; from the exons GTTCCGAGTGGCATCCTTGTATTCAAAACGAACAAAATCATTTCATCTACAATGACCTGCCGCGATTCATTATGGACTCTTATGAAGAATGTCGCGATCCTCCACGATTGCATTTGCTTGACAA ATTTGATACTGGTGGGCCAGGGTCCTGTTTAAAGAGATATTCAGATCCGGCCTACTTTAGGAGAGTATCTGGTAATGTCACGGGACCGGATGCTGAGAAACTCCCAAAAGATAAGAGAGCTCAGAAAAGCAag aaaaaacattCGTCACAAAGGAATGGAGACTTGGCTCATTATGCATCAATATCAAATCATAGTGGCAG AATGCAGTTTACCACTCCAAATGGTAATGGGCGGACCTCTCCTTCTCATACAGCCTCTACAAATGACACGACATTAAAATCTGATGCGGGTGAtcattcaaattcttttgattcAAGAACCGGGTCAGGGTATATTGAATGCGTTTTCCATCTAAATTCCTCTGTGCAAGCTGAAGAAGAGGAACCTAAGGAATTCTCTTCAAGGTTCTTGCAGCAGAATGATGTCCCTGATTCAGTTTTTCCTGATCGACAACCTGGGATTGCAGATAACAATTTTCATCATACTTCATCACCAGAGCAGATTGCTGCCCCTATTTCATCTTGTGTTACTTGggatgaaaaggaagaaatagtGGAGCCTAGTGGTCAACATTACGATGAAGATGAAATTTCAGAGGTGCTCGCAGCAGAGCCTGACCTAGATACACACGACAGATCAACTGTCAATCTTAAAAATCCTAATCCTCTGAATATTGTACTTGATGGTGCAAATACGCCAAAATCAAGCTCTAGCAGGAGCCAGCTTGGTGAGGTTGAAAGCGAGCCAGATGATTTCATGGATGCACTGAACACCATAGAGTCAGAATCTGAAAATGACATCGATTGCCAAACAAAATGTGAAGTCGAGCAATTTTCCTCCAGTGTTAACAATGAAGTTGAGGAGACAATACTCGAGGTAACATCACATATTTCAGAACATCATCCATCTGAAGATGAATCTCGTACCTTATCTGTAATTTCCTCAAATGAAAAATCTCCCTGTGAGTTACCCAGCTCAGTTTCCTTGAAGAGTTTTGCCTATGAACAGGAATCTCATGTATCTGGAAATTCTTCTAAGCTGGACAGTTCACCGGGCATCGAATGTTCTACAAGTGCTAATGTCCTAGATAATTCAAAAGTAGAATCTGTTAGCGATCCTCCTTCATCTTCTGTCTCtgcaacttcaatttcaaatgCACATGGGCCATTGAGTGATAAAATCATAAGTAGCTCCAACATTTCTCGAGAAtctcaaaatgatttttctagTGTTCAGTCTACTACATTCTGGACAAATGGTGGCCTGTTAGGACTTGAGCCTTCAAAGCCTCCAGATTTTGCTGTATCAAATGCTAAAAGTCCAGATTATGTGACCAGAAGTACAGATGAGACAGGGCTGCCTACAAATCACACTTCCATGCCAATCAATGATGGAGGAAAACCTGGCAGATTGATCAAGGATGCAGGAAGCATTGAAAGGGCTCCAACTTCCGAAGGCTCCACATCATGGCATGATGATCAAGATTCCAAAGTCAAAAAACCTGGTGATTTTCATCAAGGCAATAGAATTAGTCATGGCTATGAGGATGGACAAAATATTACCAGTGCAGTAACACCCGGAAATGAGTTGCAGCATGATTCATACTCCAAAGTTCCACCTATTGAATCCAGTCAGGAAAATGATGAAAACTCATATCGAAGGCTTGGATTTGGTCATAGGTTACTTGTCAATGGTTTTAGTAGAAAGGTGTCACTGGTCCATGATGGTGAACATGAACCGGCTAGGTTACCGAGAAGTGGTGCATTAGAGCAGCAGAGCTGGCACAATGAAGTTACATATCAAGCAACTCCAGAGAAAGCATACAACAAGCAGCTGGGACATAAATATTCTATCGATTCAATCACGTCTTCACCACCATTGGAACATATGAAAATATCTTTCCACCGTATTGATGGCTTTGAGGATTCTAAACTGAAACTGAAGTTTCCTGATGGGAACCATGGTAATGAAAGCATTAGAGACATGTTTCCATCATTTCAATTGATTCCGGAGACTGCCATTCCTCTATGCAATGTGGGTTCTGACTCTGATGATGATACATTCTGTAGATCCTCTCCTTTTATGTCTGATGATCATCTTAGCCATCACTCTGAATCAGATTCTGAGCAGTGGGATTCTGATGATTCTCCTGAAAGCAAGGACCATGAGCTATATGATGCTTTGCGCAGAATATCTCCGGTTGAATCTTTTTCAAGCTCTCTGCAGCCTGGAGAAGCTGGCAATAATCAAAGTACATATACCGAGAATGGTGCAGATCCATCTCTCTCTGCATCCTCACTGGATCTTCCATGTTTTGATGCCATGAACTCTGTAGTGTATGGAGAAAAAAAGGATAATTTGCATGAAAGGAATCAACAAAAGTTGGAGTATCTCAAAGATTCCACCCCATTGCCACCACCTCTTCCCCCAGTTCAATGGCGAGTTTCCAAGCCCAACTCAGATATATCAGAAGGCAAACTACATGCTCTATCCGAAGGTCATGAACATGGATTTGATATAAAACCTTTGGAATCTACTGTACCCCAGCAACCTAAGCCATCCCCAGCTGATGATCACAAAATGAATGAGGATACCATTGCATTTAAACCAAAAAGCAAG GAACAGGATCAGCAGAAGTTGAATTGTCACAAAGAAGCTAATCAATATGCAAATGGCAAGGATATAGATGAAAAGGAGGATGATTTCTTGCATCAAATCAGAAACAAA TCATTCACTCTGAGACACACCGCAAAAGCAAAGCCATCTTTATCCTCAGGTCCCACTGCGAATAACAAAGTCAGTGCTATTTTGGAGAAAGCAAATGCAATCCGCCAG GCTGTTGCGAGTGATGATGGGGAAGATGATGATACATGGAGTGAGACTTGA